A stretch of the Patescibacteria group bacterium genome encodes the following:
- a CDS encoding ribulose-phosphate 3-epimerase produces the protein MRIRNFQPEADQPSAENNGFISMKKKIQLVPTLLTQSFAEFKSKLEKLDEYFDLVQIDCADGEFVKNKTFFDIDKIKSLIFSADLELHLMVNDPLKVIKKWQNFKKVKKIFFHYEAVKNDKKILGLIDYLRKHKIKVGLAVNPETKFEIFKKFLPILDLILILGVEPGWGGQKFQPKVLNKIKEIRKAYPKLDIEVDGGVNLENAGEIINAGANILAMGEALSRPNDIKRALASLNRK, from the coding sequence TTGAGAATAAGGAATTTTCAGCCAGAGGCTGATCAGCCTTCGGCTGAAAATAATGGTTTTATATCCATGAAAAAAAAGATACAACTAGTTCCAACGTTATTAACTCAATCTTTTGCAGAATTTAAGTCAAAACTGGAAAAACTGGATGAGTATTTTGATTTAGTGCAAATTGACTGCGCAGATGGCGAATTTGTAAAAAATAAAACATTTTTCGATATTGATAAGATAAAAAGCTTAATTTTTAGCGCTGATTTAGAATTGCATTTAATGGTCAATGATCCGTTAAAAGTTATAAAAAAATGGCAAAATTTTAAAAAAGTTAAAAAAATATTTTTTCATTACGAGGCAGTTAAAAATGATAAAAAAATTTTGGGTCTGATTGATTATTTGAGAAAGCACAAAATTAAGGTTGGCTTGGCGGTTAATCCAGAAACTAAGTTTGAGATCTTTAAGAAATTTTTGCCAATTCTTGATTTGATTTTAATTTTAGGAGTTGAACCTGGGTGGGGCGGACAAAAATTTCAGCCTAAAGTTTTAAATAAAATTAAAGAGATTAGAAAAGCTTATCCTAAATTGGACATTGAAGTTGATGGAGGAGTTAATCTAGAAAATGCAGGGGAAATTATTAATGCAGGCGCAAATATTTTAGCCATGGGTGAAGCTTTGAGCCGGCCAAATGATATTAAACGAGCGCTGGCAAGTTTGAATAGAAAATAA
- a CDS encoding transketolase family protein, which translates to MIKSQITKQPELKACRDGLGTALLVLGKKNKNVVVVSADLAESTRCLEFGKKYQSRFIEVGVAEQNMAGVAAGLALEGKIPFICSFAVFSPGTNWEQIRLSVCYNNANVKIVSSHAGLNVGEDGATHQALEDIALMRVLPNMIVIAPCDYEETKKAVLAAAKFKGPVYIRYGRDKSPVITNKNSKFKISHAEILRAGKDITIIACGALVYDALLVADELAKQKISAEVINCHTIKPIDKQTIIKSAKKTNRVVTIEDHQVNGGLGSAVAEVLAQNYPVAMKIIGMPDKFGESGTGKELLDKYGLNTKGIIEAVRKLLK; encoded by the coding sequence ATGATCAAATCACAAATAACAAAACAGCCAGAATTAAAGGCTTGCCGAGATGGGTTGGGCACGGCGCTTTTGGTTTTGGGTAAAAAGAATAAAAATGTGGTAGTTGTCAGCGCTGATTTAGCTGAATCAACTCGTTGTCTTGAATTTGGGAAAAAATATCAAAGTCGATTTATTGAAGTTGGTGTCGCTGAACAAAATATGGCAGGAGTCGCAGCTGGTTTGGCTTTGGAAGGGAAAATTCCTTTCATCTGTTCATTTGCGGTCTTTTCACCTGGCACAAATTGGGAACAAATTCGCCTTTCAGTTTGCTATAATAATGCCAATGTTAAAATAGTCAGTTCTCATGCTGGTTTAAATGTTGGCGAAGATGGTGCCACTCATCAGGCTTTAGAGGATATAGCTTTAATGCGAGTTTTACCCAATATGATTGTAATTGCACCTTGTGATTATGAGGAAACAAAAAAAGCAGTTTTGGCAGCTGCAAAATTCAAAGGTCCTGTTTATATTCGCTATGGCAGGGACAAAAGTCCTGTCATTACAAATAAAAATTCAAAATTTAAAATCAGCCACGCAGAAATTTTGCGCGCTGGAAAAGATATTACAATTATTGCTTGCGGTGCCTTGGTTTATGATGCTCTCTTGGTTGCTGATGAATTAGCTAAACAGAAAATTAGCGCAGAAGTGATTAATTGCCATACAATTAAACCAATTGATAAGCAGACAATCATTAAGTCAGCTAAAAAGACAAATCGGGTCGTGACAATTGAAGATCATCAGGTAAATGGGGGATTAGGCAGCGCAGTGGCAGAAGTTTTGGCGCAAAATTATCCAGTAGCCATGAAAATAATTGGTATGCCTGATAAATTTGGGGAATCGGGAACGGGAAAAGAACTTTTGGATAAATATGGTTTGAACACTAAAGGAATAATTGAGGCAGTAAGAAAATTACTTAAATAG
- the rpiB gene encoding ribose 5-phosphate isomerase B, which produces MVYLGADHAGFKLKEQIKKYFQTRKIKFIDLGNFKLDKNDDYPEFGYKVAKAVAKNPQNRGILICGSSFGVCIVANKVKGVRAVSLDKTYDAVLSREHNDANVLCLSGWNLKKDLAQKIIKTWLNTPFSRAARHQRRVRKIKLIENKEFSARG; this is translated from the coding sequence ATGGTTTATTTGGGAGCAGATCACGCAGGATTTAAGCTCAAAGAACAAATTAAAAAATATTTTCAAACCCGAAAAATTAAATTTATTGATCTGGGTAATTTTAAATTGGATAAAAATGATGATTATCCAGAATTCGGTTATAAAGTTGCCAAGGCTGTGGCTAAAAATCCTCAAAATCGGGGGATTTTAATTTGTGGCAGTTCTTTTGGGGTTTGTATTGTAGCTAATAAAGTAAAAGGCGTGAGAGCTGTCTCTCTTGATAAAACCTATGATGCTGTTTTGTCACGCGAACATAATGATGCCAATGTCTTGTGCTTATCTGGCTGGAATTTAAAAAAAGATTTAGCTCAAAAAATTATTAAAACCTGGTTAAATACGCCTTTTTCAAGAGCGGCCAGGCATCAACGACGAGTGAGAAAAATTAAACTAATTGAGAATAAGGAATTTTCAGCCAGAGGCTGA
- a CDS encoding glycosyltransferase family 4 protein, whose amino-acid sequence MRIAQVASNFYAVSPNSNRGIYSHVAYLTDHLVDHGHQVSLYAAGNSVTKAKLEYINKYSVAKMAISDNLKRNYLNLLLSKCYKNSDNFDIIHAHFTLLSSFYSYLAHVPTVQSIHSPIDSETKKILKFFKNNNYISFSLAQRKLAPELNWVANIYHGLDLKKFAFNPNPKDYFLYLGRITEEKGVHLAIEAAKGANVKLIIAGTSYSQEGYWHEKIEKNIDGETIKYVGEAGLEEKIKYLKNAKAVLFPTQYNESFGLVMIEAMSCGTPVIGWRNGAVPEVISHCHSGYIVKSVADMVKAINKIDKISREETRKRAETYFSVGKMVTGYEKVYAKIIEEYHQKNIEKNN is encoded by the coding sequence ATGAGAATAGCACAAGTAGCTTCAAATTTTTATGCGGTTTCGCCGAATTCAAATCGAGGCATTTATTCGCATGTTGCGTATTTGACTGATCATTTGGTTGACCATGGGCATCAGGTGAGCTTATATGCGGCCGGCAATTCTGTAACCAAGGCAAAATTGGAATATATTAATAAATATTCAGTCGCCAAAATGGCTATTTCCGATAATTTAAAAAGGAATTATTTGAATTTATTATTATCCAAATGTTATAAAAATAGCGATAATTTTGACATCATTCACGCTCATTTTACTCTGTTATCTTCTTTTTATTCCTATTTGGCGCATGTGCCGACTGTTCAATCAATCCATAGTCCGATTGACAGCGAAACAAAAAAGATCCTTAAATTTTTTAAAAATAATAATTACATCTCTTTTTCTCTTGCCCAGCGCAAATTGGCCCCTGAATTAAATTGGGTGGCTAATATTTATCATGGCTTGGATTTGAAAAAATTCGCTTTTAATCCCAACCCCAAAGATTATTTTTTGTATCTGGGCAGGATTACTGAAGAAAAAGGCGTGCATTTGGCAATTGAAGCAGCTAAAGGCGCTAATGTTAAACTTATTATTGCAGGTACAAGCTATTCGCAGGAAGGCTATTGGCATGAAAAAATTGAAAAAAATATTGACGGCGAAACTATTAAATATGTGGGCGAGGCTGGATTGGAAGAAAAAATTAAATATTTGAAAAATGCTAAGGCGGTATTATTTCCGACTCAATATAATGAATCTTTTGGCCTGGTAATGATTGAAGCCATGTCCTGTGGCACTCCCGTCATTGGCTGGCGAAACGGCGCTGTGCCGGAAGTTATATCCCATTGCCACTCCGGCTACATTGTTAAAAGCGTTGCTGATATGGTGAAGGCTATTAACAAGATTGATAAAATCAGCAGAGAAGAAACCAGAAAGCGGGCAGAGACTTATTTTAGCGTGGGGAAAATGGTTACCGGCTATGAAAAAGTATATGCCAAAATAATTGAAGAATATCATCAGAAGAATATTGAAAAAAATAATTAG
- a CDS encoding transketolase — protein sequence MKKYNLAQLKKMANTLRQDVIKMLVEAGSGHTAGPLGMADVFSALYFNVLNHDPKKLLWDKRDRLILSCGHICPIRYAAMARAGYFPLSWLKTLRKLGSKLQGHPSYLDLPALESSSGPLGQGVSVAVGKALAAKMNKQKHFIYCVTSDGEHDEGETWEAIMTAAKYKLDNLIFILDRNMIQIDGFTEKIMPLTHLHQKYLAFKWHVQQIDGNNMKEILAALIKAKKTKGKPKVIIAHTIPGKGVSFMENDYNWHGKAPSKIEAEKALEELSR from the coding sequence ATGAAAAAATATAACCTAGCACAACTTAAGAAAATGGCCAATACTTTGCGTCAAGATGTGATTAAAATGCTGGTTGAGGCAGGGAGTGGCCATACAGCGGGTCCTTTAGGCATGGCTGATGTTTTTAGCGCTTTATATTTTAATGTTTTAAATCATGACCCGAAAAAGCTGCTGTGGGACAAAAGAGATCGTTTGATTTTATCATGTGGCCATATTTGCCCAATTAGATATGCTGCCATGGCTAGGGCTGGTTATTTCCCTTTGTCTTGGTTAAAAACCTTGCGTAAATTAGGGTCTAAACTACAAGGCCATCCTTCATATCTTGATCTGCCAGCTTTAGAAAGTTCTTCAGGCCCACTTGGTCAAGGAGTTTCAGTGGCAGTGGGTAAGGCCTTGGCTGCGAAAATGAATAAACAAAAACATTTTATTTATTGCGTAACTAGTGACGGAGAACATGATGAAGGCGAAACCTGGGAAGCAATCATGACAGCTGCCAAATACAAATTGGATAATTTAATTTTTATTTTAGACCGCAATATGATTCAGATTGACGGGTTTACTGAAAAAATAATGCCCTTGACTCATTTGCATCAAAAATATTTAGCTTTTAAATGGCATGTGCAGCAAATTGATGGCAATAATATGAAAGAAATTTTGGCTGCCTTAATTAAGGCAAAAAAAACAAAAGGTAAGCCAAAAGTTATAATCGCCCACACAATTCCCGGCAAAGGCGTGAGTTTTATGGAAAATGATTATAACTGGCACGGGAAAGCTCCATCAAAAATTGAGGCAGAAAAAGCACTTGAGGAATTGAGCCGTTAG
- a CDS encoding glycosyltransferase family 4 protein, whose product MIIFSNDYRSNFLADKVSTGGPARFAKEFSDYAINKKNIWQGISLVASADSNIKIKQIKRKGKFFWLVSMDQKLIKAVCDAKTKVDPGKILQPVIEQIRRIIKKFKPDIIFLNGFSIFNWIILKAAFDENKKIVIQHAGILAKEINIYADFFSPWGRKLLLQMEKDITDSVAVEIFLNEFSKQTYFKLVRKVPSEKAFVIPLPFSGKKNIRPKFKAFNSDKSLKIGAIARWDRIKNHEAILKLAKALRKNGLPWKIYSVTKIPETAVRSDFKKQYRNLVEVIAPMDYNHIIKFLQKMDLLILPSHFDVSPNVVIEAANEGKITLISPNVGWVNEYRRNHCADLIVDFAKPKAVIGRIKKISKAVSFAKINKMFSNLNKKHDKKYIFDAYLQLFKN is encoded by the coding sequence ATGATAATATTTTCCAATGATTATAGATCTAATTTTCTGGCTGATAAAGTTTCTACAGGTGGACCGGCCAGGTTTGCCAAAGAATTTTCAGATTACGCGATAAATAAGAAAAATATTTGGCAGGGGATTTCTCTTGTTGCCAGTGCAGATTCAAATATAAAAATTAAGCAGATAAAACGCAAAGGCAAATTTTTTTGGCTGGTGTCAATGGATCAAAAATTAATTAAGGCGGTTTGTGATGCAAAAACCAAAGTTGACCCAGGAAAGATTTTACAGCCCGTTATTGAGCAAATTCGCAGGATAATAAAAAAGTTTAAGCCCGACATCATTTTTCTTAATGGATTTTCTATTTTTAATTGGATAATTTTGAAGGCTGCTTTTGATGAAAATAAGAAAATCGTGATTCAGCATGCGGGAATTTTGGCCAAGGAAATAAATATCTATGCTGATTTTTTTTCACCCTGGGGTAGAAAATTACTGTTGCAAATGGAAAAAGATATTACTGATTCGGTGGCAGTTGAAATTTTTTTGAATGAGTTTAGCAAGCAGACTTATTTTAAACTTGTTCGCAAAGTGCCATCGGAAAAAGCTTTCGTGATTCCTTTGCCATTTTCCGGCAAAAAAAATATTCGGCCAAAGTTTAAAGCATTCAATAGTGATAAATCCTTAAAAATTGGAGCGATTGCCCGTTGGGACAGAATTAAAAATCATGAAGCAATTTTGAAACTGGCCAAGGCGTTAAGAAAAAACGGATTGCCATGGAAAATTTATTCCGTCACTAAAATACCGGAAACAGCCGTGAGATCTGATTTTAAAAAGCAGTACCGAAATTTGGTTGAAGTTATTGCGCCAATGGATTATAATCATATTATTAAATTTTTACAAAAAATGGACTTGTTAATTTTGCCCTCGCATTTTGATGTTTCGCCGAATGTAGTGATTGAAGCCGCGAATGAAGGAAAAATTACCTTAATATCGCCAAATGTCGGCTGGGTCAATGAATATCGTAGAAACCACTGCGCTGACTTGATTGTTGATTTTGCTAAGCCAAAAGCAGTAATCGGCAGAATTAAAAAAATTAGCAAGGCTGTTTCATTTGCTAAGATAAATAAAATGTTTTCAAATTTAAATAAAAAACATGATAAAAAATATATTTTTGATGCCTATTTGCAGCTCTTTAAAAATTAG